In a single window of the Heliangelus exortis chromosome 1, bHelExo1.hap1, whole genome shotgun sequence genome:
- the CREG2 gene encoding protein CREG2, with amino-acid sequence MSAGRRIPARWWWWVPTLLWGSVGGYVVVSSVSWPLPEAGAAADELHSSSTEEALPSLLEEAGGLWKQSYPASAYREDAALGSGTAGRRPGQGAAPSRMFSYRREGGGAPGRAGTARFLARYNTWGFVATRAAHGKLHGMPYGNCLLLSDGPVNNSTGIPFFYVTPKDNTVADLLKNPMASLTLPEADGNFCRKNVIDPEDPRCTRLTLMGQMATVPPEEVEFAKQAMFSRHPVVRKWPRSYEWFFMKMNIEHIWLQSWYGEVSAIAVEEYLKAVPSKG; translated from the exons ATGTCGGCGGGGCGGCGGATACCGGCccggtggtggtggtgggtgcCCACCCTGCTGTGGGGCAGCGTCGGGGGCTACGTGGTGGTCAGCTCGGTGTCCTGGCCGCTGCCCGaggcgggggcggcggcggaCGAGCTGCACAGTTCCTCCACCGAGGAGGCTCTCCCCTCGCTGCTGGAGGAGGCGGGCGGCCTTTGGAAGCAAAGCTACCCGGCCTCGGCTTACCGGGAGGATGCGGCACTGGGCTCCGGGACGGCGGGGCGGCGGCCGGGGCAAGGGGCCGCCCCCTCTAGGATGTTTTCGTACCGACGGGAGGGTGGCGGGGCACCGGGCCGAGCCGGGACCGCTCGCTTCCTCGCCCGCTACAACACCTGGGGCTTCGTGGCTACGCGGGCCGCCCACGGAAAG CTCCACGGTATGCCCTATGGGAACTGTTTACTTCTCAGTGATGGCCCCGTCAATAACAGCACTGGAATCCCTTTCTTCTATGTGACACCGAAGGATAACACCGTGGCAGATCTCCTGAAAAATCCCATGGCTTCTCTGACCCTGCCAGAGGCAGATGGAAATTTCTGCAG aaaaaatgtaattgatCCAGAGGATCCAAGGTGCACCAGGCTGACTCTTATGGGACAGATGGCCACGGTGCCTCCGGAGGAAGTGGAATTTGCCAAGCAAGCAATGTTTTCCAG GCACCCAGTGGTAAGAAAGTGGCCTCGCAGCTATGAGTGGTTCTTCATGAAAATGAACATTGAGCACATCTGGCTTCAAAGCTGGTATGGAGAAGTTTCTGCCATTGCAGTAgaagaatatttaaaagcagTTCCAAGTAAAGGATGA